In one window of Spirochaetota bacterium DNA:
- a CDS encoding ATP-dependent helicase, with protein TLLLPPGGGNLFVVGDDWQSIYAFRDSRVEYIVRFKNYFPGAVVHKLTVNYRSAREIVRVSNRFIRRNRFRTRKLLSPRRPMRGDVGGREVGSFEEELEALGDLLPELVARYGSVAVLFRNNWQGNLIRRRIPSAPDLEKDGKLALMTMHASKGLEFPAVIICGVSDEVIPDAFAPLEEERRLFYVALTRAKDCLRVIYHRNPQGGIARFAKELGFRPRTRDLRGERLGPA; from the coding sequence CACGCTGCTCCTTCCACCGGGCGGGGGAAACCTTTTCGTGGTCGGAGACGACTGGCAGTCGATCTACGCCTTCAGGGACAGCCGTGTCGAGTATATCGTCCGGTTTAAAAATTATTTCCCCGGGGCGGTCGTCCATAAGCTCACCGTGAATTACCGTTCGGCAAGGGAGATCGTCCGCGTATCGAACCGGTTTATCCGGCGCAATCGCTTTCGGACCCGCAAGCTTCTCTCCCCGCGCAGGCCCATGCGGGGGGATGTGGGCGGCCGGGAGGTCGGTTCCTTCGAAGAGGAGCTGGAAGCCCTGGGGGACCTCCTGCCGGAACTTGTCGCGCGATACGGATCGGTCGCGGTGTTATTCCGGAACAACTGGCAGGGCAATCTCATTCGCCGGCGCATACCGTCCGCCCCTGATCTCGAAAAAGACGGAAAGCTCGCGCTCATGACGATGCACGCGTCGAAGGGCCTCGAATTTCCAGCCGTAATCATATGCGGGGTGAGTGACGAGGTCATTCCCGACGCGTTCGCGCCCCTGGAGGAAGAGCGGCGCTTGTTCTATGTCGCGCTCACGAGGGCAAAGGACTGCCTGCGGGTTATCTATCACCGAAACCCGCAGGGCGGCATTGCGCGCTTTGCGAAGGAATTGGGATTTCGGCCGCGCACCAGGGATTTGCGTGGAGAACGCCTGGGGCCGGCATAA